The Brachyhypopomus gauderio isolate BG-103 chromosome 1, BGAUD_0.2, whole genome shotgun sequence genome includes a window with the following:
- the map1aa gene encoding microtubule-associated protein 1A isoform X1 — translation MEMPVGDALSVVGEKETSAQLFPKERREFVQHLGQQQCVGPPFCHTRYYMLIVIGDISTDHHLHKVKEHIKQGIRSWAIDLKVCDLNQELRLFETKHSAQFSSEVKGQRTLQYKSDVLETVVLVNPCEENIAIEIRTLLCDSAKHKLLVLSGQSTEQGGDILLQRGAFGWKKFTDIITSQRIKDLLSQSSPDERVSLTVCCAGEGAWSSLGLDQEHCVLDYRLNPDPVLPEMEGVTEFTEYVSETVDVPSPFELLEPPASGGFLKLSKPCCYIFPGGRGDSALFAVNGFNILIDGGSDRKSCFWKLVRHLDRIDSVLLTHIGADNLSGINGLLQRKIAEQQEEQTHGSNAYGEWTKNLISPELGVVFFNVPDKLKTPESTLKVKRSIEEASLTLQYLSKLGISPEPLYRVVSNTIEPVTLFHKLGVGKLDMYILNPIKESKEMQFFMQKWAGNSKAKTGIIMANGKEGEISVPYLTSITALVVWVPASPKEKIVRVLFPGNAPQNKILEGLEKLRHLDFLRYPVATQKDISSGAPPPVIKQTKLKPRTDSKESLKSSPKMHATTKASKREANEDIESKSDSVKENKVEKKPKKLKESVKTPKPMKASVDSTDTVKLEKKKLLKEKSPKKHIKEKTSKMEEKKDKEKKEIKEKKDTKKHESVKKYDNKESKMKDDKKADTSRPELRKITKPDLKPFTPEVRKTLNKAKVQTKPKTEKTKAVKEQENRPAAQKVSKEKQENERSLVSSPEDLTKDFETLRQEELEAPTESGTPAVLQAPTCPDTRVPHTESPDDEGIITTDIETESCDVKQPYGGKTTSLTKTGDQLEDAAYTDFDHGEERSKDTNVAKISDVTGKVDDKKWQDVKDEEEDFGKKIKKSDSEEEEDVIEKAELEEAEDTVHMEELKYKSEEAKKEKLGKGWDGKQSDAKPVKPAGATEHVSFIQDETIPGYSETEQTISDEEIHEETEDRIPHLRYDVGSHDISVPDEPGTFASVHGMKEMKPATISVGADLTAKGSSVGQEPVSGFTTNAIAAPLAEEEHISSATSITEYDKLSSFTTSATEDHSIASVTAPPTEETGKTSLLLDTVNSVPSPNHTEGKEYLHSAGTISPTSSLEEDKCFKSPPSEEYQPVAPELESTSKPSVQTHEDDEDDEEDDEDQTPNVDMPLGKLHEGYASAAMQGKDRDLDKSPSTMGSLFSPAVPQVKEEVASLSQLETKSENDEKPLSATPYFSSTREMSSASDLEERCPSPDDSTLSTMRVASPTQSGPTSSSYSPTEEKVQKFLPTEKEDKMEKDTWDTETFPKYENVALGDAIKTTTSVKILEAESDPFKSGLSSTRATFDDSGEEEEEEEEEEEEEEEEDDYYGKGDFKTSSKTKYKEERESTFLDEDDTCEPPETLKEERPFGKEGEDKKDKQDAMTYLEKEHKTKILSSEEEEESEAEDCTYSSVQAPQGKLDPGSIGHGGTNVSFMERDDTTVTSKDGDKSVHFNLYSFPEHEKGPKEGYVREVRQDTPYVGKSFTYSDVYDSKSSSVDSSSPNLPKDLSGKFDESDSFLKESEKKDSTFMFMETTKTSGFEESHLKEVFSSHSETKPLYGHDILEEKPTDSLTKTEQETTEKSSHPFSTERDCISVTFDKPTASGETEAAPLSDYLDDLITSGYSVKSGGSMVAQSLRDVKGATVGDLNMLAHGEEDDEEDDEDDEDEDDDDDMYTRRVGDSGMEKGVKDRLEEALSSFCGTTTSTAPSDFKEEKKDTKQEYTLGFDSYGKPPISASFEPTIGHKTVEEPFKMTKGEPSSLLSGSHVAEYASGYEYSYGDEKDSFSSSQLEDKSKKDNIYDQPYLPLSAKSKEDQDHRDHKDLEFEKQQTPDILSKKPGDSVSPGFTYATTSVTAYSSSSSYSHSSSASASLSASRQFGDELETPASAGYEYSSFKDEHSLVMDSPFSSSGGLVKDEYLEVSEKLTPAATTTESNSSLARFSPFSPFEEIKPFPAQSVATADDKRGELGSSASGALDKGPQGACFYKPEWGNESSLQSEYGAAGPYHISKSAEKDFITKDLFGAASTPCDDATKKQYNEDTESSEEEEDYMCETEKDTLQYQRPAFAAQAEKKDLFSLTEKLTVDSSASTVATLPGMLTYISSVPQPAKPDAANGPAEVSTSLAPDSIVGATSVTPSLSKPEVKSKESEACKLRSPFEWEMQQQRGMFPGASPPHYRHEDEYEEEEETEPEHPPRPLSLTSADKSFPSYYKEEQSRPDETDQQPDLCVGGGPFSSSTSPGYSSSEYKQRKGDMSPSFINPCLRQLSSDEDEEEERSQDTEQQQPSGKTRSHSQPQRHSHREDSESHHLSGAMAAGFGPTGEDTPPTSVSESLPSQTDSDVPPSNTAEGNAESDEDGDYLPMDKSSVAYGGKHYSSRSSEKNHDPLPSPMMDPAPYPPHPDVCMVDPEALASLTDKSLKKDPKTKSLRKSSKSKSPARKADARHKRSPSKDSSPRTASLKKKDVEDDLSRSSHNTGRGLVNGIKSVSGSSSAKSSSAVPPGPPIYVDLAYIPNHCSAKNVDQEFFKRVRSAYYVVSGNDSSSGEPSRVVLDALLEGKAQWGSNLQVTLIPTHDTEVMREWYQQTHEKQQELNIMVLASSSTVVMQDESFPACKIEF, via the exons GACAAAGGACTCTGCAATACAAGAGTGATGTCCTTGAAACAGTTGTGTTAGTGAATCCATGTGAGGAAAATATTGCCATAGAG ATCAGAACGCTGCTCTGTGACTCAGCCAAACACAAGTTATTGGTCCTAAGTGGTCAGAGCACTGAACAAGGTGGTGACATTCTCCTACAACGTGGTGCTTTTGGCTGGAAGAAATtcactgacatcatcacaagTCAAAGA ATTAAAGATCTCTTGAGCCAGTCAAGTCCGGACGAGCGAGTGAGTCTGACTGTGTGCTGTGCGGGAGAGGGGGCCTGGAGCTCCCTGGGGCTCGACCAGGAGCACTGCGTGCTGGACTACAGACTGAACCCTGACCCTGTACTGCCCGAGATGGAGGGAGTGACAGAGTTTACGGAGTACGTCTCGGAGACCGTGGACGTCCCCTCCCCCTTTGAGCTGCTGGAGCCGCCCGCCTCAGGAGGCTTCTTGAAGCTGTCCAAACCCTGCTGCTACATCTTCCCCGGGGGCAGGGGTGACTCGGCCCTGTTTGCCGTCAATGGCTTCAACATTTTGATTGATGGCGGTTCGGACCGGAAGTCTTGCTTTTGGAAACTGGTGCGGCACTTGGATCGGATAGATTCTGTTCTTCTTACCCACATCGGAGCAGACAATCTGTCTGGGATAAATGGGCTGTTGCAGAGGAAAATTGCAGAGCAGCAGGAGGAGCAGACCCATGGTTCAAATGCATACGGAGAATGGACGAAAAACCTGATCTCTCCCGAGCTTGGTGTGGTGTTTTTCAACGTTCCCGACAAGCTGAAGACGCCCGAGTCGACTCTGAAGGTCAAAAGAAGCATTGAGGAGGCTTCCCTGACCTTGCAGTATCTGAGCAAATTGGGCATCAGTCCCGAACCTCTCTATCGTGTTGTTAGCAACACAATTGAGCCCGTCACGCTTTTTCACAAGCTGGGTGTCGGCAAACTAGACATGTACATTCTAAACCCCATCAAGGAAAGTAAGGAGATGCAGTTTTTCATGCAGAAGTGGGCGGGTAACAGCAAAGCTAAGACTGGCATCATCATGGCCAATGGTAAAGAAGGAGAAATTTCTGTGCCATACCTCACATCTATAACCGCCTTGGTTGTCTGGGTTCCTGCCAGCCCCAAAGAAAAAATAGTGAGGGTGCTGTTTCCTGGAAATGCTCCACAAAACAAAATTTTAGAGGGACTGGAAAAACTGCGACATCTTGATTTCTTGCGTTATCCAGTTGCTACTCAGAAAGACATATCATCTGGAGCGCCCCCTCCGGTTATCAAACAAACCAAACTCAAACCAAGGACTGACAGCAAGGAGAGCTTGAAATCTTCACCGAAAATGCACGCTACTACTAAAGCAAGTAAGAGAGAAGCAAATGAGGATATTGAATCAAAGAGTGATTCAGTAAAGGAGAACAAAGTTGAAAAGAAGCCAAAGAAGTTGAAGGAAAGTGTTAAAACTCCCAAACCAATGAAAGCCAGTGTAGATTCAACTGATACAGTAAAGCTAGAGAAAAAGAAACTGCTGAAAGAGAAATCTCCTAAGAAACATATCAAGGAAAAGACATCAAAAATGGAAGAAAAGAAAGATAAAGAGAAgaaggaaattaaagaaaagaaagacaCGAAAAAACATGAATCAGTTAAGAAATATGACAATAAAGAATCCAAAATGAAGGACGATAAGAAGGCAGATACAAGTAGGCCGGAGTTAAGGAAAATCACCAAACCCGACTTAAAGCCCTTCACACCTGAGGTCAGAAAGACCCTGAACAAAGCAAAGGTTCAAACTAAGCCTAAGACAGAAAAAACGAAAGCAGTCAAAGAACAAGAAAACAGACCTGCTGCTCAAAAGGTCTCAAAAGAGAAACAAGAAAATGAGAGATCTCTGGTCTCCTCCCCAGAGGATCTTACCAAGGATTTTGAAACATTAAGACAAGAGGAACTTGAAGCACCTACAGAAAGCGGAACACCTGCAGTTCTTCAGGCCCCAACATGTCCAGACACGAGAGTTCCTCATACGGAGTCTCCTGACGATGAAGGCATAATCACTACTGACATTGAGACTGAATCCTGTGATGTAAAGCAACCATATGGAGGAAAAACCACATCCCTGACAAAAACAGGAGACCAACTTGAAGATGCTGCTTATACAGATTTTGACCACGGGGAGGAACGCAGCAAAGACACAAACGTGGCTAAAATTTCAGATGTCACAGGAAAAGTGGATGACAAAAAGTGGCAGGACGTGAAGGATGAAGAAGAGGATTTtgggaaaaaaattaaaaagagtgacagtgaggaggaagaagacgtTATTGAGAAAGCTGAGCTAGAGGAAGCAGAGGACACTGTTCACATGGAAGAGCTGAAATACAAGTCAGAGGAggccaaaaaagaaaaacttgGTAAGGGTTGGGATGGCAAGCAGAGTGACGCTAAACCCGTCAAACCTGCTGGTGCCACCGAGCATGTCTCTTTCATCCAAGATGAGACAATTCCTGGATACTCGGAGACTGAACAAACCATTTCTGATGAGGAGATCCACGAAGAAACAGAAGACAGGATCCCTCATCTCCGCTATGATGTTGGCTCTCATGATATTTCTGTCCCTGATGAACCTGGCACCTTCGCCTCTGTCCATGGCATGAAAGAGATGAAACCTGCAACCATTTCAGTTGGAGCTGATTTAACTGCGAAGGGAAGCAGCGTGGGTCAAGAGCCAGTTTCAGGTTTCACCACGAATGCCATTGCTGCACCTCTAGCCGAAGAGGAACATATATCTTCAGCCACCTCCATTACGGAGTATGATAAATTATCCTCTTTCACTACATCTGCTACTGAAGATCACTCTATTGCATCTGTGACAGCACCTCCCACTGAGGAAACAGGAAAAACCTCCTTACTCTTAGACACGGTGAACAGCGTGCCATCACCCAATCACACAGAAGGAAAAGAATACTTGCATTCTGCTGGCACAATCTCTCCAACATCATCTTTAGAGGAGGACAAATGCTTCAAGTCACCTCCGTCAGAAGAGTATCAACCCGTTGCTCCAGAGCTGGAAAGTACCAGTAAGCCCAGTGTACAGACACACGAAGACGACGAGGACGATGAAGAGGACGACGAAGATCAGACACCCAATGTCGACATGCCTCTCGGAAAACTCCATGAAGGTTACGCGTCCGCTGCCATGCAAGGCAAAGATCGAGATCTCGACAAATCCCCATCCACAATGGGATCCCTCTTCTCACCTGCCGTCCCACAAGTGAAGGAGGAAGTGGCCTCTCTTTCCCAGCTTGAGACCAAATCTGAAAATGACGAGAAACCTCTATCCGCTACACCTTACTTCTCCAGCACACGAGAGATGAGCAGTGCTTCAGATCTGGAAGAACGATGCCCAAGTCCAGATGATAGCACGTTGAGCACAATGAGAGTGGCTTCACCTACACAGTCAGGCCCTACTAGCAGTAGCTACTCCCCTACTGAGGAGAAGGTACAGAAGTTCTTACCTACGGAGAAAGAGGATAAAATGGAGAAAGACACGTGGGACACTGAAACGTTTccaaaatatgaaaatgttgCATTAGGTGATGCTATTAAAACGACAACCTCTGTAAAAATATTGGAGGCTGAAAGTGACCCTTTCAAAAGTGGCCTTTCAAGCACACGGGCAACATTTGATGACTCgggtgaagaagaagaagaggaggaggaggaggaagaagaagaagaagaggaagatgatTATTATGGAAAGGGGGATTTCAAGACCTCCAGTAAAACTAAATacaaagaagagagagaaagcacatTCCTTGATGAAGATGACACTTGTGAGCCCCCGGAGACCCTAAAAGAGGAGAGACCGTTTGGAAAAGAGGGGGAGGATAAGAAGGATAAACAAGATGCCATGACCTACTTAGAGAAGGAGCACAAAACCAAGATACTCAGCtctgaagaggaggaagagagcgaGGCTGAAGATTGCACTTACTCTAGTGTACAAGCGCCTCAGGGCAAGTTAGATCCAGGGTCAATAGGTCATGGTGGAACGAATGTGTCATTCATGGAGAGAGATGACACAACAGTGACCTCCAAAGATGGTGATAAAAGTGTCCACTTTAACTTATATTCTTTTCCCGAGCATGAAAAGGGTCCCAAGGAAGGGTATGTGCGGGAAGTAAGACAAGATACACCTTATGTAGGGAAAAGTTTTACATATTCTGATGTATATGATAGTAAATCTAGTTCAGTTGATTCCTCCTCCCCTAATTTACCAAAGGACCTCAGTGGCAAATTTGATGAAAGTGATAGTTTCCTGAAGGAATCGGAGAAAAAAGATTCCACATTTATGTTTATGGAAACTACAAAGACATCAGGTTTTGAAGAATCTCATCTCAAGGAAGTGTTTTCATCACACAGTGAAACAAAACCCCTGTATGGGCATGACATTTTAGAAGAAAAACCCACAGACAGCCTGACTAAAACTGAACAGGAAACAACAGAAAAATCCTCACATCCTTTCTCAACAGAGAGAGACTGCATTTCTGTTACGTTTGATAAGCCTACTGCCAGTGGAGAGACAGAAGCTGCTCCGCTGAGCGATTATCTGGATGATCTCATCACTTCAGGCTACTCCGTAAAGAGTGGCGGTTCCATGGTGGCTCAGTCTTTGCGTGATGTGAAAGGAGCAACGGTGGGAGACTTGAACATGTTGGCACACGGagaggaggatgatgaagaaGACGACGAAGATGACGAAGATGAGGACGATGATGACGACATGTACACAAGGCGTGTTGGTGATAGTGGCATGGAGAAGGGTGTCAAAGACAGACTGGAGGAAGCTTTAAGCTCATTCTGTGGTACCACCACCAGCACGGCACCTTCTGATTTTAAGGAGGAAAAGAAGGATACCAAACAGGAGTACACACTTGGCTTTGATAGTTATGGTAAACCCCCAATTTCTGCTTCATTTGAACCCACAATAGGTCACAAGACAGTAGAAGAGCCATTCAAAATGACTAAAGGTGAACCCTCATCACTACTGTCTGGAAGCCATGTAGCAGAATATGCCTCTGGTTATGAATATTCTTATGGTGATGAGAAAGATTCTTTTTCATCTAGTCAGTTGGAGGACAAATCCAAGAAAGACAATATCTACGATCAGCCTTACTTACCCCTGTCTGCAAAATCAAAAGAAGATCAAGATCACCGTGATCACAAAGATCTCGAGTTTGAGAAGCAACAAACACCAGACATCTTGTCTAAAAAGCCAGGAGATTCTGTTTCACCAGGCTTCACCTATGCAACTACATCAGTTACGGcatactcctcctcttcctcctatAGCCACTCTTCCTCCGCTTCTGCATCGCTGTCTGCCAGCCGCCAGTTTGGAGACGAGCTGGAGACCCCTGCCAGTGCTGGATATGAATACTCTTCCTTTAAAGATGAGCACTCCCTAGTAATGGATTCACCGTTCTCGAGTTCTGGTGGGCTCGTTAAAGATGAGTATCTGGAGGTGTCAGAAAAACTCACTCCTGCTGCAACTACGACAGAGTCAAACTCCAGCCTCGCAAGGTTTTCGCCGTTTTCACCTTTTGAGGAGATCAAACCTTTCCCTGCTCAGTCAGTTGCCACTGCAGATGACAAGAGAGGAGAACTCGGCAGCTCGGCGAGTGGTGCCTTGGACAAGGGGCCCCAGGGGGCATGCTTTTACAAACCAGAATGGGGGAACGAGTCGAGTTTGCAGTCAGAATACGGTGCCGCTGGACCTTATCATATATCCAAGTCTGCAGAAAAGGACTTCATAACGAAAGATTTGTTCGGTGCTGCATCGACACCTTGTGATGACGCAACCAAGAAACAATATAACGAAGACACAGAGAGCagtgaagaggaggaagactacATGTGTGAAACTGAAAAGGACACACTGCAATACCAAAGACCTGCGTTCGCAGCCCAAGCGGAAAAGAAAGATCTGTTTTCCTTGACTGAAAAACTCACAGTGGACTCATCTGCCAGTACGGTAGCCACACTTCCAGGCATGCTGACATATATTTCTTCAGTTCCGCAGCCAGCTAAACCTGATGCTGCCAATGGCCCTGCAGAGGTTAGCACGTCGCTGGCACCAGACTCCATTGTCGGAGCCACCAGTGTAACACCAAGCCTGTCAAAACCTGAAGTGAAAAGCAAGGAATCTGAAGCCTGCAAGTTAAGGAGTCCGTTTGAATGGGAGATGCAGCAGCAAAGAGGCATGTTCCCAGGAGCTTCACCTCCACACTACCGCCACGAGGATGagtatgaggaagaggaggagacggaGCCCGAGCATCCGCCTCGTCCTCTTTCCCTCACTTCTGCAGACAAATCCTTCCCTTCTTACTATAAAGAGGAACAGAGCAGGCCTGATGAGACGGATCAGCAGCCTGATTTGTGCGTGGGGGGCGgtcccttctcctcctccacatCTCCAGGTTATTCATCCTCCGAGTACAAGCAGAGGAAGGGAGACATGTCTCCGTCATTCATCAACCCATGCCTTCGCCAGCTCTCCAGCGATGAggacgaagaggaggagagaagccaGGACACGGAACAGCAGCAGCCATCGGGCAAGACAAGATCCCACAGCCAGCCTCAACGTCACTCTCACAGGGAAGACAGCGAGTCACACCACCTCTCCGGGGCCATGGCCGCAGGGTTTGGCCCGACGGGAGAGGACACGCCCCCAACCTCCGTCAGCGAATCGCTGCCCTCGCAGACGGATTCTGATGTCCCACCTTCCAACACAGCGGAAGGAAACGCGGAATCTGATGAGGACGGCGATTATCTCCCCATGGATAAGTCATCTGTTGCCTATGGTGGCAAACACTACTCTTCCAGATCTTCAGAGAAGAACCATGATCCGCTGCCCTCACCGATGATGGACCCAGCCCCTTACCCACCACATCCTGACGTGTGTATGGTAGACCCCGAGGCACTCGCCAGCCTAACGGACAAATCTCTAAAGAAAGACCCAAAGACAAAGAGCTTGCGTAAATCAAGCAAGTCAAAGTCTCCTGCTAGGAAAGCCGACGCCAGACACAAGCGGTCCCCCTCAAAGGACTCTTCTCCTCGGACCGCCTCGCTGAAGAAGAAGGATGTAGAGGATGATCTGTCCAGGTCAAGTCACAACACTGGCAGGGGACTTGTCAACGGCATTAAAAGTGTTTCAG GTTCAAGCTCAGCAAAATCCAGTTCTGCTGTGCCCCCTGGTCCCCCCATCTATGTGGACCTGGCCTACATTCCAAACCACTGCAGTGCTAAAAATGTCGACCAGGAGTTCTTCAAACGCGTGCGCTCCGCCTATTACGTTGTGAGTGGAAATGACTCCAGCAGCGGAGAGCCAAGCCGCGTTGTCCTGGATGCTTTGCTGGAGGGAAAGGCACAGTGGGGGTCCAATCTACAG GTGACACTGATCCCGACCCATGACACGGAGGTGATGAGGGAGTGGTACCAGCAGACCCATGAGAAGCAGCAGGAGTTGAACATCATGGTGCTGGCCAGCAGCAGCACCGTGGTCATGCAGGACGAGTCGTTCCCTGCCTGCAAGATTGAGTTCTAA